The Mucilaginibacter rubeus genomic interval AAAGCGCTGGCGACTATGCCTCGGGAACTAACCACACCCTGCCAACCAGTAGTTATGCAAGGGCTTATTCAGGCGTATCGGTTGATTCGTTTGTGAAGAAGATCACGTTTCAGCACATTACCCGCGAGGGAATCAACAACATTGGCCACACAGTTGAAGTTTTGGCCGAGCTGGAAGGCTTACATGCGCATAGGAACGCGGTAAGTGTGAGGCTAAGCCCCCCAACCCCCTAAAGGGGAATGTACCGATAGGGTTACAAAGAAAATGATATACCAAAACGTCATTGCGAGGTACGAAGCAATCCCCAATTTTACAGAGCGGATTTGCAAAGTACCTCTGCTAATCGGGGATTGCTTCGTACCTCGCAATGACGGACGTAAAAAAGATTAACAATGTTCGACATTAATAATATACTCAGAGAAAATATAAAACGCCTTGTGCCTTATTCATCCGCACGTGATGAGTACCAGGGCGAAGCAAGCATCTTTCTGGATGCAAATGAAAACGCTTTCGGGTCACCATTAGATCAGCAGTTTAACCGCTATCCTGATCCTTTACAGTACGACCTAAAAAAACGTATCACCGAAATAAAAGGGGTGCCACCACGCAATATTTTTGTTGGCAACGGTAGCGATGAGGCTATCGATATCCTGTTCCGCAGTTTTTGTAACCCGGGAGTTGATAATGTGATCCTGGTACCGCCTACTTACGGCATGTATGAGGTATCAGCAAACATCAATGATATTGAAGCCCGTAAAGTAAGCCTAACTGAAGATTATCAGCTTAATTTAGAAGGCATTGCCGAGGCTGTAAATAAAAACACCAAACTGATCTTTATTTGCTCGCCAAACAACCCTACCGGCAACTCTATTAACCGCGACGATATTCAAACCCTGTTGGCTAATTTCAACGGCATTGTCGTAGTTGATGAAGCTTACATCAACTTCAGCAGGCAAAAGTCCTTTATCCAGGAACTTACTGAGTGTGCTAACCTTGTGGTAATGCAAACACTGTCAAAAGCATGGGGTTTAGCAGGTTTACGCGTAGGTATGGCTTTTGCCAGCGAAGAAATCATTGAGGTGATGAACAAAGTAAAGCCACCTTACAACGTTAATGAATCATCGCAGCAACTGGCTTTGGCAGCCTTGGCTAATGTAGGTCAGGTAAACGAATGGATCAAAGAAACCCTTGCACAACGCGACAGGTTAGTATTGAAATTGAAAGACCTCGAATTTGTGCTGGATATATATCCGTCTGACGCCAACTTTATCCTTGTAAAAACTACAGATGCCAACGGCATTTATGATTACCTGGTAAAACAGGGCATCATTGTGCGCAATCGCTCAAAAGTTGA includes:
- the hisC gene encoding histidinol-phosphate transaminase, whose product is MFDINNILRENIKRLVPYSSARDEYQGEASIFLDANENAFGSPLDQQFNRYPDPLQYDLKKRITEIKGVPPRNIFVGNGSDEAIDILFRSFCNPGVDNVILVPPTYGMYEVSANINDIEARKVSLTEDYQLNLEGIAEAVNKNTKLIFICSPNNPTGNSINRDDIQTLLANFNGIVVVDEAYINFSRQKSFIQELTECANLVVMQTLSKAWGLAGLRVGMAFASEEIIEVMNKVKPPYNVNESSQQLALAALANVGQVNEWIKETLAQRDRLVLKLKDLEFVLDIYPSDANFILVKTTDANGIYDYLVKQGIIVRNRSKVELCEGCLRITVGTPDENTVLLDTLQNFK